One window of the Candidatus Zixiibacteriota bacterium genome contains the following:
- a CDS encoding FAD-dependent pyridine nucleotide-disulphide oxidoreductase, with the protein MANIIGSDFRVVIIGGGFGGLYAALSMRRLSAQITLIDRRNFHLFQPLLYQVATGALSPADIASPLRAVLKRQKNTRVVMGEVVDIDVAGRKVILSDGQIPYDVLIVATGSRHHYFGHDNWENVAPGLKTIEDATEIRRRILLAFEAAERERDPEIIKELLTFVVVGGGPTGVELAGALGEIAHRALKEDFRHINPEQARIFLVEGYDRILIAYPPALSEKAQKALEKKFGVTVMTRSQVTGVAPERVQIKADGKESFISARTILWAAGVRSSRLGKIISDKTGAVLDRTGRVKVEPDLSVKGHPEILIIGDLANIDNGRGEPLPALAPVAMQEGRYMAALLKKRLRGKKCRPFRFRNHGTMATIGRNAAVADLGWIRFGGYLGWLAWLFIHLMYIVEYENRLLVLVQWAWNYVTGNRTARLVTGMNPFPLKKPKIENGAVMMEEEGNAKD; encoded by the coding sequence ATGGCCAATATTATCGGTTCGGATTTCCGGGTGGTGATAATCGGCGGGGGCTTCGGGGGGCTGTATGCCGCCCTGTCGATGCGCCGTCTTTCGGCCCAAATTACCCTAATAGATCGCCGCAATTTCCATCTCTTCCAGCCGCTTCTGTATCAGGTGGCGACCGGGGCTCTGTCGCCGGCCGATATCGCCTCGCCGCTTCGAGCAGTCCTGAAACGCCAGAAGAACACCCGGGTGGTGATGGGGGAAGTGGTTGATATCGATGTCGCCGGTCGGAAAGTCATATTGAGCGACGGGCAGATACCGTATGATGTTCTCATAGTCGCCACCGGGTCGCGGCACCATTATTTCGGTCATGACAACTGGGAAAACGTGGCTCCGGGGCTGAAGACTATCGAGGATGCCACCGAAATCAGGCGGCGGATCCTTCTGGCTTTCGAAGCCGCCGAACGGGAGCGCGACCCTGAAATTATTAAGGAACTGCTGACTTTTGTCGTGGTCGGAGGCGGGCCGACCGGGGTGGAACTGGCCGGGGCGCTGGGAGAGATAGCGCATCGCGCCCTGAAAGAAGATTTCCGCCACATCAACCCGGAACAGGCGCGAATTTTTCTGGTCGAAGGATACGACCGGATTCTTATCGCTTATCCTCCGGCACTTTCCGAGAAGGCCCAAAAGGCGCTGGAGAAGAAATTCGGGGTGACGGTTATGACCCGGTCGCAGGTCACGGGCGTAGCGCCGGAGCGGGTGCAAATTAAAGCGGATGGAAAAGAGAGTTTTATTTCGGCGAGGACCATACTCTGGGCGGCCGGAGTCAGGTCATCGCGATTGGGGAAAATAATTTCGGACAAGACAGGAGCCGTTCTGGATAGAACGGGGCGGGTTAAGGTTGAGCCCGATTTGAGTGTCAAGGGGCATCCCGAAATTCTGATAATAGGTGATCTGGCCAATATTGACAACGGTCGCGGGGAGCCGCTTCCGGCGCTGGCCCCGGTGGCGATGCAGGAGGGGCGGTACATGGCGGCATTACTCAAAAAGCGTTTGCGGGGGAAAAAGTGCCGGCCGTTTCGGTTCCGCAATCACGGCACGATGGCGACTATCGGGCGGAATGCCGCCGTGGCCGATCTTGGCTGGATCCGTTTCGGCGGATATCTGGGATGGCTGGCCTGGCTTTTTATACATTTAATGTATATTGTTGAGTATGAAAACCGCCTGTTGGTGCTGGTGCAATGGGCCTGGAACTATGTCACCGGCAACCGAACGGCGCGGCTGGTGACCGGGATGAATCCGTTCCCGTTGAAAAAGCCGAAGATCGAAAACGGCGCCGTTATGATGGAGGAAGAGGGAAATGCCAAAGATTGA
- a CDS encoding conserved hypothetical protein (Evidence 4 : Unknown function but conserved in other organisms): MTCGKTQEFLAKNKIEIGEAVSTRAKTFTEKDALRMASDADQIYAARGKKVVHYDLKKEKPSKDDLKKIMLGPTGNLRAPTMRIGKTVIIGFDEGVYRELVLK, encoded by the coding sequence GTGACCTGCGGGAAGACGCAGGAGTTTCTTGCGAAGAACAAGATCGAGATCGGCGAAGCGGTCAGCACGCGGGCCAAGACTTTCACAGAGAAAGACGCCCTCAGGATGGCGTCCGACGCCGATCAAATCTACGCCGCCAGAGGGAAAAAAGTGGTTCATTATGATTTGAAGAAAGAGAAACCGTCGAAGGATGATTTGAAAAAAATCATGCTTGGCCCGACCGGGAACCTTCGCGCTCCCACCATGCGCATCGGGAAGACGGTGATTATTGGGTTTGATGAGGGGGTTTATAGGGAATTGGTGCTGAAATAG
- a CDS encoding conserved hypothetical protein (Evidence 4 : Unknown function but conserved in other organisms), which produces MKFWISFSFFVFVIISGCSDKGTNNKPENFTGITYTDINGNINGTVDTDDWHIQSGTPPYKSREIYGPLGGLPDSFEVKPAYPNPTDGIITLTFAFPVALEYDIRIIDKYRHVLARYDSTADAGFLTINWAPVDSAGHPLPADIYRVVYQFYGLWGKGDIQVVP; this is translated from the coding sequence ATGAAATTTTGGATCTCTTTTTCCTTCTTCGTGTTTGTCATTATTTCGGGCTGCTCGGACAAAGGCACAAATAATAAGCCCGAGAATTTTACCGGGATCACTTATACCGACATTAACGGCAATATCAACGGCACCGTCGATACTGACGATTGGCACATTCAGAGCGGCACGCCGCCATACAAAAGCCGTGAGATTTACGGGCCTTTGGGCGGTCTTCCCGACAGTTTCGAAGTAAAACCGGCTTATCCCAATCCAACCGATGGCATTATAACTCTCACTTTCGCTTTCCCGGTCGCGCTGGAATATGATATCAGGATTATCGATAAATATCGTCATGTTCTGGCCCGTTATGACAGCACGGCCGACGCCGGATTCCTGACCATAAACTGGGCTCCGGTCGATTCGGCCGGACATCCCCTTCCCGCCGATATCTATCGCGTGGTCTATCAATTTTACGGGTTATGGGGTAAGGGCGATATTCAGGTGGTGCCGTAG
- a CDS encoding conserved hypothetical protein (Evidence 4 : Unknown function but conserved in other organisms) — MAALGAQDPNRILQSRLVILKLAPVIMRKFEKPTVVVSHCLGFEAVRYNGAIINDDFVERLKGYVKFVTVCPEVEIGLGVPREPVRIVEIKGRRRLIQPATGLDLTEKMERFSEKFLKSLPEVDGFIMKSRSPSSGIKDVKIYSGKEKSPAIGKGPGFFGGEILEMFPGTAIEDEGRLLNLRIREHFLTRIFALAALRKVVGSGTIGKLVAFHTANKLLLMSASQKEMRLLGKIVANHEKRKFIDVGNDYDIHFRAALARPIRESANVNMLMHAFGYFSDKLSSNEKKHFLDLLEKYRNRRLPLAALTGIMHSWIIRFDEPYLAGQTFFELYPEELTELHDSGKGRDI, encoded by the coding sequence TTGGCCGCCCTTGGGGCCCAGGACCCAAACCGTATCTTGCAATCGCGATTAGTTATTCTTAAATTGGCGCCGGTTATTATGAGAAAATTTGAAAAACCGACAGTCGTGGTGAGCCACTGTCTCGGGTTCGAAGCGGTGCGGTATAACGGCGCCATAATCAACGATGATTTTGTCGAGCGCCTCAAAGGGTATGTTAAATTTGTCACGGTCTGCCCGGAGGTGGAGATCGGTTTGGGGGTCCCGCGGGAGCCGGTTCGAATTGTCGAAATTAAGGGGCGCCGGCGCTTGATTCAGCCGGCCACCGGGCTCGATTTGACCGAAAAAATGGAGCGCTTTTCCGAAAAATTCCTGAAGTCTTTGCCGGAAGTCGACGGGTTCATAATGAAAAGCAGGTCGCCTTCAAGCGGCATCAAGGATGTCAAAATTTACTCCGGAAAAGAAAAATCTCCGGCTATCGGCAAGGGGCCCGGCTTTTTCGGCGGGGAAATTCTGGAGATGTTTCCGGGGACCGCCATTGAAGACGAAGGCCGGCTCCTCAATCTCCGTATCAGGGAGCATTTTCTGACCCGGATTTTCGCATTAGCGGCATTGCGCAAAGTGGTCGGTTCCGGGACGATAGGGAAACTGGTCGCTTTCCATACCGCGAATAAACTCCTCCTGATGTCGGCCAGCCAGAAAGAGATGCGGCTTCTGGGAAAAATCGTGGCCAACCACGAGAAGAGGAAATTCATTGATGTCGGCAATGATTATGATATCCATTTCCGCGCCGCCCTGGCCCGCCCGATTCGTGAAAGCGCCAATGTCAATATGCTGATGCATGCTTTCGGTTATTTTTCCGACAAGTTGTCGTCGAATGAAAAAAAACATTTTCTGGACTTATTGGAGAAATATCGAAACCGCCGATTGCCGCTCGCCGCCCTGACCGGTATCATGCATTCGTGGATAATTCGCTTCGATGAGCCGTACCTGGCCGGACAGACTTTTTTTGAGCTGTATCCGGAAGAGTTAACGGAACTGCACGACTCGGGGAAGGGACGCGATATTTGA
- a CDS encoding conserved hypothetical protein (Evidence 4 : Unknown function but conserved in other organisms), whose translation MAIGRKLYTLHRVQRMPITIERAWEFFSNPANLPEITPESMKFRPTSPLPSKMYPGLLITYTVSPILSIPLKWVTEITHIDEPRMFSDEQRFGPYKFWHHRHLFSPVTGGVEMEDIVTYALPFDPCSRPVNGLMVRPKLENIFNFRYEVIRKKFGSLD comes from the coding sequence ATGGCGATCGGGAGAAAACTCTATACCCTGCACCGTGTTCAACGGATGCCGATTACCATTGAAAGGGCCTGGGAGTTTTTCTCCAATCCGGCCAACCTCCCGGAAATTACGCCGGAGTCGATGAAATTCCGCCCGACCTCGCCGTTGCCGTCGAAGATGTACCCCGGGCTTTTGATCACCTACACCGTCTCGCCGATTCTCTCGATCCCCCTCAAATGGGTGACCGAGATTACTCATATCGACGAGCCCCGGATGTTTTCCGACGAACAGCGGTTTGGACCATACAAGTTCTGGCACCACCGTCATCTATTTTCGCCGGTGACCGGCGGGGTTGAAATGGAAGATATTGTGACTTACGCCCTGCCGTTCGATCCGTGCAGTCGTCCGGTTAACGGCCTTATGGTGCGGCCGAAACTTGAAAATATCTTTAATTTTCGATATGAAGTTATCAGAAAAAAATTCGGCTCTCTGGATTGA
- the phr gene encoding Deoxyribodipyrimidine photo-lyase, protein MIEKDRIRPLNAKKIINRKYVIYWMQASPRASYNHALEYAVSEANKSDKPLIVFFGITDHFPSANLRHYTFMLEGLQEVKDSLEERGIKLVVRYNSPEFEIAELAREGGLIVVDRGYTRIQRYWRRCVAGLIDCPIIQVESDAIVPVETVSLKEEYTAASIRPKIQRFLRDYLRPLRPIKLKRESLRYRLETFDISNLDRALKRLQIDHSVAPIADLKGGLSHAETLLDEFIVNKLKYYDSLRNDPSRDFVSHLSPYLHFGQISPIQVALEVMTKRGTGPDAFLEELIIRRELSLNFVNYNVDYDRFEGLPEWCRATLKKHESDKREYLYTLAQLEKGETHDSYWNAAQKEMVGTGKMAGYMRMYWGKKIIEWVERPEEAYRYALYLNDKYELDGRDPNGYAGVAWCFGKHDRPWSERPVFGNIRYMNADGLKRKFDIEKYVRQVNDRCRAAEAR, encoded by the coding sequence ATGATTGAAAAAGACCGGATCCGGCCCCTTAACGCCAAAAAAATTATCAATCGCAAATATGTCATATACTGGATGCAGGCCTCCCCGCGGGCGTCATACAATCACGCCCTGGAGTACGCGGTCTCCGAAGCCAATAAAAGCGATAAACCGCTGATTGTATTTTTCGGCATCACCGATCATTTTCCGTCGGCCAATCTCCGACATTACACTTTCATGCTGGAAGGATTGCAGGAAGTAAAAGACTCTCTTGAGGAGCGGGGGATAAAATTGGTCGTCCGCTATAATTCCCCGGAATTTGAAATTGCCGAACTGGCGCGCGAGGGCGGCCTGATCGTCGTTGACCGCGGATATACCCGGATTCAGCGTTACTGGCGACGGTGCGTGGCGGGACTTATCGATTGCCCGATCATTCAGGTCGAATCCGATGCCATCGTGCCGGTCGAAACCGTTTCGCTCAAAGAGGAATATACGGCCGCCTCGATCCGCCCCAAGATTCAGCGTTTCCTGAGAGATTACCTGCGCCCGCTTCGGCCGATAAAATTAAAAAGAGAATCGCTTCGTTATCGGCTGGAGACGTTCGATATAAGTAATCTCGACCGAGCTCTCAAAAGACTGCAGATCGATCACTCGGTCGCGCCGATTGCCGATCTCAAGGGCGGCCTGTCTCATGCCGAAACTTTGCTCGACGAGTTTATCGTCAACAAGTTGAAATATTACGATTCTCTCCGCAATGATCCATCAAGGGATTTCGTCTCGCATTTGAGCCCGTACCTTCATTTCGGCCAGATATCCCCGATTCAGGTGGCGCTGGAGGTCATGACCAAAAGAGGGACCGGCCCGGACGCTTTTCTGGAGGAACTTATTATTCGGCGCGAATTGAGCCTGAATTTTGTCAATTATAATGTGGATTACGACCGTTTTGAGGGGCTTCCCGAATGGTGCCGGGCGACTTTGAAAAAGCATGAAAGCGACAAAAGGGAATATCTTTACACGCTGGCGCAACTGGAAAAGGGGGAGACGCACGACTCGTACTGGAACGCGGCTCAGAAGGAAATGGTCGGCACTGGAAAGATGGCCGGATATATGCGGATGTACTGGGGCAAGAAAATAATCGAATGGGTGGAGCGACCGGAAGAAGCGTATCGCTATGCCCTTTATCTCAACGATAAATATGAACTTGATGGGCGCGATCCCAACGGATACGCCGGGGTGGCGTGGTGTTTCGGCAAACATGACCGCCCCTGGTCGGAACGTCCCGTATTCGGCAATATCCGCTATATGAACGCCGACGGGTTGAAACGCAAATTCGATATCGAAAAATATGTCAGGCAGGTCAATGACCGATGCCGGGCGGCGGAAGCCCGGTAA
- a CDS encoding conserved membrane hypothetical protein (Evidence 4 : Unknown function but conserved in other organisms) codes for MEKHLKILGVLFVIRGVLSILGGMALILILGSISLLVHNLQAAAIITTVGAVLGAIFMVTGIPEIAAGWGLLIRKRWGRILGIIMGILNIFDVPLGTALGVYSLWVLFNDEAEKLLT; via the coding sequence ATGGAAAAGCATCTTAAAATACTCGGCGTTCTTTTTGTAATACGGGGCGTGCTGTCGATTTTGGGAGGAATGGCACTGATACTTATTCTAGGCAGCATCAGTTTGCTGGTTCATAATTTGCAGGCGGCCGCCATTATTACCACTGTCGGCGCCGTTCTGGGCGCCATATTCATGGTTACGGGGATCCCCGAGATTGCCGCCGGCTGGGGATTATTGATCAGAAAGAGATGGGGGCGGATTCTTGGCATTATCATGGGGATACTGAATATATTTGATGTCCCGCTGGGGACCGCACTCGGAGTATATTCGCTCTGGGTGCTGTTCAACGACGAGGCCGAGAAACTCTTGACGTAA
- a CDS encoding Ribosomal RNA adenine dimethylase has translation MSDPQPDWFYDEFRQVGVDYNSIEEVERYDRDASPIRKLNEEVAHITGAINLKEDHTVLEFGCGTGEVTIELAKRCRKVIAVDVAQRMIDYAALKALERGIGNIDFVCSGFLNIERPDREIDAIVTELALHHLPEFWKMIAIRRMYDLLKTGGRLYLMDIILSFDVGHYRAAMDEMVQFTNKFAGPNKAREMVLNLKEEYPSFDWVIEAMLLKAGFKVDSIIRYNGYFAVFVATK, from the coding sequence ATGTCAGATCCGCAACCGGATTGGTTTTACGACGAATTCAGGCAGGTGGGGGTTGATTATAACAGTATCGAAGAGGTCGAGCGGTATGACCGTGATGCTTCCCCGATTCGGAAATTGAATGAAGAGGTCGCTCATATTACGGGGGCTATCAATCTCAAGGAAGATCATACTGTTCTGGAGTTCGGTTGCGGGACCGGTGAGGTAACTATCGAATTGGCCAAACGATGCCGAAAAGTGATCGCGGTCGATGTCGCTCAGCGGATGATCGATTACGCCGCCCTGAAAGCACTCGAACGCGGGATCGGGAATATCGATTTTGTCTGTTCCGGTTTTCTCAATATCGAAAGACCGGACCGTGAAATCGATGCTATCGTGACCGAACTGGCCCTGCACCACCTTCCCGAATTCTGGAAGATGATCGCCATAAGACGGATGTATGACCTTCTCAAAACCGGCGGCAGACTTTACCTGATGGACATCATTTTGTCTTTCGATGTCGGCCATTACCGCGCGGCCATGGACGAGATGGTGCAGTTCACCAATAAGTTCGCTGGGCCCAACAAGGCCCGGGAGATGGTGCTTAATCTGAAAGAAGAGTATCCGTCGTTTGACTGGGTGATCGAAGCGATGCTCCTCAAGGCCGGTTTCAAAGTCGATTCGATTATCCGATACAACGGCTATTTTGCAGTATTTGTCGCCACGAAATGA
- a CDS encoding membrane hypothetical protein (Evidence 5 : Unknown function), which produces MKYRLIKSAIPALILILILVILRFLEPGIDPPSFYTGHGQAELTDPYNLTYFARNAVLYGTSDPFNFHRWDIFKYSLASASSYVTFSLFDVSRVTANLSAVYLNLAGLLLFILALKKYWNRRKLILTALFLLLNGLLFFYGRLPFLENGLIFLSGLTFFIFARYHDKLWGLLLTGILVSLAALSGKLFGLILLGPVIITLIYRDRKKALVPIALTVTGAFIGAILFLLFTFGKDISLLTSYYREQTTGMYGAPPGFSSIPNFIKMLLTYGGESGLWQYNPIFLLLTALGAVAVLLTVPLRGKFEKEHLPVIFMLAWLFSGIFGLMPFQYRPLRYGLFLYLPMAAIAAYAFDIFQEKKVRLGLDIKYITLPVIFMILWHLFTQVRIYFAPFGKKFESGAAALPVTFILAAIVAGLLFFWLKNNRRTISGRGPLYIFAFLGLVLAIHQGSYIYRGLVHPNKYLTEFGRELGPMLSTEAVISGPYSSTLVIDDSLKSVIYMFGLANIEKDLFTKYHVTHIAADNSNWKRALSDFPILKESFKILEVPVHDIAVDIYRVPGAAAPPTDFEKGAIYLAQRKADSAYVSFKQFNAAHPDHFFGRTHLAFAAMVNGSIEESLAIVNKLLAERPDDAVLHGFCQAYYQQMFNITKDNKYLALSREYGERAREHK; this is translated from the coding sequence GTGAAATATCGACTCATAAAGTCGGCCATCCCGGCGCTGATTTTAATTCTGATCCTTGTAATATTGCGATTTCTGGAGCCGGGAATAGATCCGCCGTCGTTTTATACCGGGCATGGTCAGGCAGAACTGACCGATCCTTATAATCTCACCTATTTCGCCCGCAACGCCGTTCTTTACGGCACCAGCGATCCGTTTAATTTTCATCGCTGGGATATATTCAAATATTCGCTGGCGTCGGCTTCGTCATATGTGACTTTTTCTCTTTTTGATGTTTCCCGGGTGACGGCTAATCTTTCGGCGGTTTATCTGAATCTGGCCGGGCTTTTGCTTTTTATTCTCGCGCTTAAGAAATACTGGAACAGGCGCAAGTTAATTTTGACCGCCCTTTTTCTTCTCTTGAATGGACTTCTTTTTTTCTATGGACGGTTACCTTTCCTTGAGAACGGTCTGATTTTCCTTTCCGGTTTGACCTTTTTTATTTTCGCGCGGTATCATGATAAATTATGGGGACTGCTTCTAACCGGTATCTTGGTGTCCCTGGCGGCCCTATCGGGAAAACTTTTCGGATTGATTCTTCTCGGACCGGTCATTATTACTCTTATTTATCGGGATCGCAAGAAAGCGCTCGTGCCCATTGCATTAACCGTTACCGGAGCATTTATTGGTGCAATCTTGTTCCTCCTATTCACCTTCGGCAAAGATATTTCTCTATTGACTTCATATTATCGGGAGCAGACAACCGGGATGTACGGGGCGCCGCCGGGGTTTTCGTCGATCCCCAATTTCATCAAAATGCTTCTGACCTACGGCGGCGAATCGGGTTTGTGGCAGTACAACCCGATATTCTTGCTCCTGACTGCTCTGGGCGCCGTTGCGGTTTTGCTGACAGTACCGTTAAGGGGTAAATTCGAAAAAGAGCATCTCCCGGTAATTTTCATGCTCGCCTGGCTTTTTTCCGGGATATTCGGCCTGATGCCGTTTCAGTATCGCCCTTTACGCTACGGGCTTTTTCTTTATCTGCCGATGGCAGCAATCGCCGCTTACGCTTTCGACATCTTTCAGGAGAAGAAAGTGCGGCTGGGACTCGACATCAAATATATCACCCTGCCGGTTATTTTCATGATTTTATGGCACCTCTTCACGCAGGTTCGCATCTATTTCGCCCCTTTCGGCAAGAAATTCGAATCCGGGGCGGCGGCGCTTCCGGTAACTTTTATTCTGGCCGCTATCGTGGCCGGGTTGTTATTCTTCTGGCTCAAGAATAACCGTCGCACTATTAGCGGAAGGGGCCCACTTTATATTTTTGCTTTCCTCGGATTGGTACTTGCCATCCATCAAGGAAGTTATATTTACCGCGGGCTGGTTCATCCCAATAAATATCTGACCGAATTCGGGCGGGAACTGGGGCCGATGCTCAGTACTGAGGCCGTCATAAGCGGGCCGTACAGTTCGACTCTTGTTATCGACGACAGTCTCAAGAGTGTGATATATATGTTCGGGCTGGCGAATATCGAGAAAGATCTTTTCACCAAATATCATGTCACCCATATTGCCGCCGATAATTCCAACTGGAAACGGGCCCTGTCCGATTTTCCCATCCTGAAAGAGAGTTTCAAGATTCTGGAAGTGCCGGTGCATGATATTGCGGTCGATATTTATCGTGTTCCCGGGGCGGCCGCGCCGCCAACCGATTTCGAAAAAGGGGCCATTTATCTGGCGCAGCGGAAGGCCGATTCGGCTTATGTCAGTTTTAAGCAATTCAATGCAGCGCACCCCGATCATTTCTTCGGGCGGACCCATCTGGCATTCGCGGCGATGGTCAACGGATCCATCGAGGAATCGCTGGCAATTGTCAATAAACTATTAGCGGAGCGGCCCGATGACGCGGTTCTGCACGGTTTCTGCCAGGCCTATTATCAGCAGATGTTTAATATTACCAAGGACAATAAATATCTGGCGCTTTCAAGGGAGTACGGCGAGCGAGCAAGGGAGCATAAATAG
- a CDS encoding hypothetical protein (Evidence 5 : Unknown function) translates to MQGHALAGTVAKRGKAFDYCEIALSTLTKIRSLFIITGILILCVLGCSNYYTKLYLIGDPPKDYLGWDGDEVISDFQGWKFHLEIIGTIDDPNWKEFVADSFGIHIYAIPESPNSLGDDRISIDQPYAILESSATRFELLPYSYYEVQGTRCFIYRDIYIASAEQHIEVVFKIIITKGNGSKYERECKFALHRYETKEKSIPKGLFN, encoded by the coding sequence GTGCAGGGTCACGCCCTGGCCGGCACAGTGGCAAAACGCGGCAAAGCTTTTGATTATTGCGAAATTGCTTTGAGTACATTAACCAAAATAAGAAGTCTATTCATAATAACAGGAATCTTAATCTTATGCGTTCTTGGTTGCTCCAACTATTACACGAAGCTTTACTTAATTGGAGATCCTCCCAAGGACTATCTTGGATGGGACGGCGATGAAGTAATATCTGATTTCCAAGGATGGAAATTCCATTTAGAAATAATTGGGACAATAGATGATCCGAATTGGAAGGAGTTTGTGGCTGATTCTTTCGGAATCCATATTTATGCGATACCAGAAAGTCCAAATTCACTTGGTGATGATAGAATTAGTATTGATCAGCCTTATGCTATTTTGGAATCAAGTGCTACTAGATTCGAACTGCTTCCCTACTCATATTATGAGGTGCAAGGAACGAGGTGCTTCATATATAGAGATATATATATTGCTTCTGCTGAGCAGCATATTGAAGTCGTGTTTAAGATAATCATTACTAAAGGCAATGGCTCTAAGTATGAAAGAGAATGCAAATTTGCTTTGCATCGATATGAGACAAAGGAAAAAAGCATTCCCAAGGGTCTTTTCAACTGA
- the cydB gene encoding Cytochrome bd-I oxidase subunit II: MNFTFDLNSVWFILVGVLFTGYAILDGFDLGVGALHLFTKTDAERRIMLNAIGPVWDGNEVWLVTGGGALFAAFPNVYATAFSGFYLALMLLLFALIFRAVAIEFRSKRESRRWRQTWDISFSVSSILSSLLIGVALGNVALGVPLDAQGEFAGTFLGLLNPYSILVGITTVALFMMHGSIYVVMKTEGELHNKVRNWVNNAIIFFVICYVTTTMATLLYVPHMTDVIVSSPVFFVVPFLNMLAIANIPREIHHKRDWRAFLSSCAAMLALLALFGIGMYPYLIFSQPNPEHSLSIYNAASSPKTLKVMLIIAILGMPLVLAYTTAVYRIFRGKVKLDPTSY; encoded by the coding sequence ATGAATTTCACATTTGATTTAAATTCGGTATGGTTCATTCTGGTGGGGGTGTTATTTACCGGTTACGCCATTCTCGACGGTTTCGATCTCGGGGTCGGGGCGTTGCACCTGTTCACAAAAACCGATGCGGAACGGCGGATCATGCTCAATGCGATCGGGCCGGTTTGGGACGGTAACGAAGTCTGGCTGGTGACCGGCGGCGGGGCGCTTTTCGCGGCGTTTCCCAATGTCTATGCCACCGCTTTCTCCGGATTTTACCTGGCCCTGATGCTTCTTTTATTCGCCCTTATTTTTCGCGCCGTGGCAATTGAGTTTCGCAGCAAGAGGGAATCGCGCCGCTGGCGGCAGACCTGGGATATCAGTTTCAGTGTCAGCAGTATCCTCTCCAGTCTCCTGATCGGGGTGGCGCTGGGGAATGTGGCGCTGGGGGTTCCGCTCGATGCGCAGGGGGAGTTCGCCGGAACCTTTCTCGGACTCTTGAACCCCTACTCGATCCTGGTCGGTATTACCACGGTGGCCCTTTTCATGATGCACGGCTCGATTTATGTCGTGATGAAAACCGAGGGGGAACTGCACAACAAGGTCCGTAACTGGGTCAACAACGCCATTATTTTCTTTGTCATCTGTTATGTGACCACGACCATGGCGACTCTTCTGTATGTCCCCCATATGACCGATGTCATTGTCTCCAGCCCCGTCTTTTTTGTCGTGCCGTTCCTGAACATGCTGGCAATCGCCAATATCCCGCGCGAGATTCATCACAAGCGCGACTGGCGGGCCTTTTTATCGTCGTGCGCCGCGATGCTGGCGCTTTTGGCTCTGTTCGGCATCGGGATGTATCCTTACTTGATTTTTTCTCAGCCGAATCCGGAGCACAGCCTGAGCATTTATAATGCGGCCTCGTCGCCAAAAACGTTGAAGGTGATGCTCATAATAGCCATATTGGGGATGCCGCTGGTGCTGGCGTACACGACCGCGGTCTATCGGATATTCCGCGGCAAAGTGAAACTCGATCCGACGAGTTATTGA